Proteins encoded by one window of Bacillus sp. DTU_2020_1000418_1_SI_GHA_SEK_038:
- a CDS encoding sodium:solute symporter family transporter, whose amino-acid sequence MDPIVVVLFLAIVILTLVITYIAAKQTKSTGDFYTAGGGLTGWQNGLAIAGDYLSAASFLGIAGMIALQGFDGFFYSIGFLIAYLVVLLLVAEPLRNLGKYTLADMINSRFDAKKVRGAAALSTITIVLFYMIAQLVGAGALIQLLFEIPYWIAVLIVGVMMTIYVLFGGMIATSWVQITKAVLLMAGMVIISFMVLMKFNFNIGAMFTEVKTATSHGADYLNPGIKYKNPLGTLSLMLALVLGTAGLPHILMRFFTVKDAKTARTSVITATWTIGIFYILTLFLGFGAAIYVGESEILAANKGGNMAAPLLAEAIGGNILFAFISAVAFATILAVVAGLVLSGASAFAHDIYGQIIKKGKITEKEQMLAARYAALGVSVVSILLSLGAQYLNVAFLVSLAFCIAASANLPVILYTVYWKRFNTSGAVWGVFSGLISALVLVSISPSVFSPVEGAALFVGNPIFPFDNPALVSVPLGFLGGYLGTIFSKENDYKRYAEVAVRAHTGYKNAE is encoded by the coding sequence ATGGATCCGATTGTAGTTGTTCTTTTTCTCGCAATCGTTATTCTTACGTTAGTTATCACCTATATTGCAGCAAAACAAACAAAATCCACTGGAGATTTTTATACGGCAGGTGGGGGATTAACAGGATGGCAGAATGGATTAGCAATAGCTGGTGATTATTTATCGGCTGCATCCTTCCTTGGTATTGCAGGAATGATTGCTTTGCAAGGGTTTGACGGATTTTTCTATAGTATCGGATTTTTGATTGCTTATTTAGTTGTATTGTTGTTAGTTGCAGAGCCTTTGCGTAACCTCGGTAAATATACGTTAGCGGATATGATTAATTCTCGCTTTGATGCAAAAAAAGTAAGAGGGGCGGCTGCTCTTAGTACGATTACCATCGTTCTTTTCTACATGATTGCACAACTTGTTGGTGCTGGTGCACTTATACAGCTTTTGTTCGAGATCCCTTATTGGATAGCGGTGTTAATTGTTGGTGTTATGATGACGATTTACGTCTTATTCGGTGGCATGATCGCTACGAGTTGGGTACAGATTACAAAGGCTGTACTTCTGATGGCAGGAATGGTTATTATCTCCTTCATGGTATTAATGAAATTTAACTTTAATATAGGGGCCATGTTTACAGAAGTAAAAACGGCAACTAGTCATGGTGCAGATTATTTAAATCCAGGAATCAAATATAAAAATCCTTTAGGAACGCTTTCATTAATGCTTGCCTTAGTGCTTGGAACAGCTGGACTTCCACACATTCTGATGCGCTTTTTCACGGTAAAAGATGCAAAAACTGCCAGAACCTCGGTTATTACAGCAACTTGGACAATTGGAATTTTTTATATTTTAACATTATTCCTTGGCTTCGGGGCTGCCATTTATGTTGGTGAAAGTGAAATTCTTGCGGCAAATAAAGGCGGAAATATGGCGGCACCTCTACTAGCTGAGGCAATCGGCGGGAACATCTTATTTGCTTTCATTTCAGCGGTTGCATTTGCGACAATCTTAGCGGTGGTCGCTGGTCTCGTGCTATCAGGAGCATCTGCATTTGCCCATGATATTTATGGACAAATTATAAAAAAAGGAAAGATAACAGAGAAAGAGCAGATGCTAGCTGCACGCTATGCAGCATTAGGTGTTTCTGTTGTATCTATTCTATTATCATTAGGTGCTCAATACTTAAACGTAGCCTTCCTAGTTTCTTTAGCATTTTGTATCGCCGCAAGTGCGAATTTACCAGTAATTTTATATACAGTATATTGGAAGCGCTTTAATACATCAGGTGCAGTTTGGGGAGTTTTTTCCGGGTTGATCTCAGCATTAGTGTTAGTATCAATAAGTCCCAGCGTGTTCTCACCAGTTGAAGGGGCCGCTCTATTTGTAGGGAATCCAATTTTTCCATTCGATAATCCTGCACTTGTTAGTGTGCCATTAGGCTTTCTCGGTGGTTATCTTGGAACTATTTTCTCGAAAGAAAATGATTATAAACGCTATGCTGAAGTTGCTGTACGAGCGCATACAGGCTATAAAAATGCCGAATGA
- a CDS encoding sulfate adenylyltransferase, which produces MNKETSVEEKATKYPQLPHGGKLVNRVLTGEERDRALERANQLPFIMVDLEAVITLEMIATGVLSPNEGFMNEADYKSVLIEGRLANGLVWPVPLSFAPVGDRNKHVIQSLSVGDEVALVDESKEPVAILKLEDIFEYDRNFRAQQLFGTTDRSHPGVDSIYRRMGDTALGGPIQLLRRVHWGPFEKIRIEPKDTWKLFYEEKKFKSVAGFITGANPLHRGHEYIHRNALEEMDGLFVQPLVEMAKREYTRHEFRMLSYQAVLDTYYPKERTILSPLRVTYIFAGPREAVLHALIMKNYGCTHALIGRDHAGVGDYYDKYASHTIFDKFTKEELGIDIRLFHEVFYCTRCDNPATEQTCPHDDRYRINISGTGIRELLRYGVLPPKEIVRPESARIAMQGVQPKGVDEEGLAIAPVGKTIKSIFPYYLHSKGIGGSKRKRPLVVDELTIEDLEAAIKDIRENADRVYKEIFEEFSYVTDHLRSVQPEWVSEARESIYRQQEMVVENLKEKVDRAMEKASDEFLYQDKSEAERELEVANRILEDIPAALRKVDIEYRTWNPLPYRRYRGSDEE; this is translated from the coding sequence ATGAACAAAGAAACAAGTGTCGAAGAAAAAGCAACAAAATATCCACAACTGCCACATGGGGGAAAATTAGTTAATCGTGTTTTAACTGGAGAAGAACGAGACCGAGCACTGGAACGGGCAAATCAGCTTCCATTTATAATGGTCGATTTAGAGGCTGTCATAACGCTCGAAATGATTGCTACAGGTGTGCTATCTCCTAATGAAGGGTTTATGAATGAAGCGGACTATAAATCAGTATTAATAGAAGGGCGCCTAGCAAATGGACTTGTTTGGCCTGTGCCGCTGAGCTTCGCACCTGTTGGTGACAGAAATAAGCATGTGATTCAATCTCTATCTGTAGGAGATGAGGTCGCATTAGTGGATGAATCGAAGGAACCGGTAGCTATATTAAAATTAGAAGATATTTTCGAATATGACCGAAACTTCCGCGCTCAGCAACTCTTTGGTACGACTGACCGCAGTCATCCTGGTGTTGATTCTATTTATCGAAGAATGGGGGATACTGCATTAGGCGGACCGATTCAGTTACTTCGCCGTGTCCATTGGGGGCCATTTGAAAAAATACGGATCGAACCGAAAGATACATGGAAACTCTTTTATGAAGAGAAAAAATTTAAATCGGTTGCTGGCTTTATTACAGGTGCAAATCCATTACATCGCGGTCACGAATATATTCATCGCAATGCACTTGAGGAAATGGATGGATTATTTGTACAGCCATTAGTTGAGATGGCAAAGCGTGAATATACGAGACATGAATTCCGTATGTTATCCTATCAGGCTGTGCTTGATACTTATTATCCAAAGGAGAGAACCATTCTTTCACCATTGCGTGTGACCTATATTTTTGCGGGTCCTCGTGAAGCTGTTCTCCATGCACTCATTATGAAAAATTACGGCTGTACCCATGCTTTAATTGGTCGAGATCATGCGGGTGTTGGTGATTATTATGATAAATATGCAAGTCACACGATTTTTGATAAGTTTACGAAAGAGGAGCTAGGGATTGATATTCGGTTATTTCATGAGGTGTTTTATTGCACGCGCTGTGATAACCCAGCAACAGAACAAACATGTCCACACGATGATCGCTATCGAATCAATATTTCTGGAACAGGGATCCGTGAGTTGCTGCGGTATGGCGTTTTACCACCGAAGGAAATTGTAAGACCGGAATCTGCCCGTATTGCCATGCAAGGTGTACAGCCTAAAGGTGTCGATGAGGAAGGGCTTGCAATTGCACCTGTTGGAAAAACGATAAAGTCTATTTTTCCTTATTATCTGCATTCTAAGGGAATTGGTGGTTCCAAACGCAAGCGACCTTTAGTGGTGGATGAACTAACGATAGAAGATTTAGAAGCAGCCATTAAGGATATACGTGAAAATGCGGACCGAGTGTATAAGGAGATCTTTGAAGAATTCAGTTATGTAACAGATCACCTTCGTTCCGTCCAGCCGGAGTGGGTTTCGGAAGCTAGAGAATCGATATATCGTCAACAAGAAATGGTTGTAGAAAACTTGAAAGAAAAAGTAGATAGAGCAATGGAAAAAGCGTCAGATGAATTTTTGTATCAGGATAAATCAGAAGCTGAGCGCGAACTAGAAGTAGCGAACAGGATATTAGAAGATATTCCTGCTGCTTTGCGCAAAGTGGATATTGAATACCGAACATGGAATCCTCTGCCATATAGGCGGTATAGGGGGAGTGATGAGGAATAG
- a CDS encoding GntR family transcriptional regulator, translating into MKQLIDDGRPIFLQIMERIEDDIIEGGLAEESQVPSTNQFAAFYKINPATAAKGVNLLVDEGILYKKRGIGMFVAEGAREKVINKRKEQFFEQYIITMIHEAKKLGITADQLTDMVGKGMIRNEKDS; encoded by the coding sequence ATGAAACAGTTAATTGACGATGGTCGGCCTATATTTCTGCAAATTATGGAACGGATTGAGGATGACATTATTGAAGGTGGGTTGGCGGAAGAATCACAGGTTCCATCGACAAATCAGTTTGCCGCATTTTACAAAATTAATCCTGCAACTGCAGCGAAAGGTGTTAATTTATTAGTGGATGAAGGTATTTTATATAAAAAGCGGGGGATTGGGATGTTTGTTGCAGAGGGAGCACGTGAAAAGGTCATTAACAAACGAAAAGAACAGTTTTTTGAACAGTATATCATCACGATGATCCATGAAGCGAAGAAGTTAGGCATTACGGCAGATCAGCTGACAGATATGGTTGGAAAGGGGATGATTAGGAATGAAAAGGATAGTTGA
- a CDS encoding ABC transporter ATP-binding protein, translating into MKRIVEVKQLAKSYREFKALDDITFTIEENKIYGLLGRNGAGKTTLMKLLTAQEFPTKGEIKVFGETPEENRRVLSQICFIKESQKYPDNFSVHDILKVSKSLFPNWDEEFAYSLVKDFNLPLIRKPKKLSRGMHSAVGVVIGLASRAPITIFDEPYLGLDAVSRGIFYDKLMEDYSEYPRTVILSTHLIDEVSNLLEHILVIDKGRLIINDEAENLRGIAYTVTGQAARVEAFVKNKEVIHREPFGGLLSATVMQNKNSMDCIQAEASGLEISTVSLQQLVVHMTKGKSTHEGAIAQ; encoded by the coding sequence ATGAAAAGGATAGTTGAGGTTAAACAACTTGCTAAGTCATATAGAGAATTTAAGGCGCTCGATGATATAACATTTACGATTGAGGAAAATAAAATTTACGGATTACTTGGAAGAAATGGTGCTGGCAAAACAACTCTAATGAAATTGTTAACTGCTCAAGAGTTTCCTACGAAAGGTGAAATAAAAGTATTTGGTGAAACCCCTGAGGAAAACAGGAGAGTATTAAGTCAAATATGTTTTATTAAAGAAAGTCAAAAGTATCCGGATAATTTCAGCGTTCATGATATTTTAAAAGTTTCAAAATCCCTATTTCCAAATTGGGATGAGGAGTTTGCCTACTCCTTAGTTAAAGATTTCAATCTCCCTTTAATAAGAAAGCCAAAAAAACTATCAAGGGGGATGCACTCAGCAGTTGGGGTTGTCATCGGCCTTGCTAGTCGAGCACCGATAACGATATTTGATGAACCATATTTAGGACTTGATGCAGTTTCAAGAGGAATATTTTATGACAAATTGATGGAGGATTACTCGGAATATCCTCGTACCGTCATATTATCAACTCATTTAATTGACGAGGTAAGTAATTTACTTGAACATATTTTAGTTATTGACAAAGGTCGATTAATCATAAATGATGAAGCGGAAAATTTACGAGGTATTGCCTATACGGTGACTGGGCAAGCAGCGAGAGTAGAAGCGTTTGTGAAAAACAAGGAAGTCATCCATCGAGAGCCTTTTGGCGGATTGCTTTCTGCTACAGTTATGCAAAATAAGAACAGTATGGATTGCATTCAAGCAGAAGCTAGCGGACTTGAAATATCGACAGTTTCCTTACAGCAATTGGTTGTTCATATGACAAAAGGAAAATCTACTCATGAAGGAGCGATTGCCCAATGA
- a CDS encoding DUF3231 family protein: MEDKTHIQLTAAEMSSLWTQYLNDTLAVCVNTYFLEKVEDQEIRPVIEWTLNTAKENISIMRDIFEKEKFPIPMGFTDQDVNSKAPRLFSDTFVLIYLRNMSYIAMASNSAAIGLATRADVVNFHKRVLNAGVVLQDKTRDLMLKQGTYIRPPTISTPDKVGFVDDQQFLAGFFGKKRALTSVEVTHLFLNIQTNAIGKVLMMGFAQTSKNEDVKQFLTRGKRIAQKHIEIFNKFLTNEDLPAPMGWDTAVSDCTTNIFSDKLIMFHVSAMIAVGIGNYGIAMAASPRRDLGLKYASLIPEISLYAEDAANIMIKRGWMEEPPQTDDRDGLVKGQ; encoded by the coding sequence ATGGAAGATAAAACACACATTCAATTAACTGCTGCTGAAATGTCTAGCCTCTGGACCCAATATCTGAATGACACACTAGCAGTCTGTGTGAATACATATTTTCTTGAAAAGGTGGAGGATCAGGAAATACGCCCTGTTATTGAATGGACATTGAATACAGCGAAAGAAAACATTTCAATTATGAGGGACATCTTTGAAAAGGAAAAGTTCCCAATACCTATGGGATTTACGGATCAGGATGTTAATTCTAAAGCTCCGAGACTATTTTCAGATACTTTTGTATTAATATATTTACGAAATATGTCCTATATTGCAATGGCATCGAACAGTGCCGCAATAGGATTGGCAACCCGGGCGGATGTAGTTAATTTTCATAAAAGGGTGTTAAATGCAGGCGTTGTGTTGCAAGATAAAACGAGAGATTTAATGTTAAAACAAGGCACTTACATAAGACCACCAACTATATCGACACCTGATAAAGTAGGTTTTGTAGACGATCAGCAATTTTTAGCCGGATTTTTTGGCAAAAAAAGAGCTCTTACGTCTGTGGAGGTAACTCATTTGTTTTTAAATATACAAACGAATGCTATTGGAAAAGTTCTAATGATGGGATTTGCACAAACATCCAAAAATGAAGATGTAAAACAATTTTTAACAAGAGGGAAAAGAATTGCCCAAAAACACATTGAGATATTTAATAAATTTTTAACAAATGAGGACTTGCCTGCTCCAATGGGCTGGGATACTGCTGTTTCTGATTGCACAACAAATATTTTTTCTGATAAACTCATTATGTTTCATGTGTCGGCAATGATTGCGGTAGGCATTGGGAATTACGGTATAGCCATGGCAGCAAGTCCAAGAAGAGATTTAGGTTTAAAATATGCTTCTCTAATCCCAGAAATTTCACTATATGCTGAAGACGCAGCCAATATTATGATAAAACGTGGCTGGATGGAAGAACCTCCACAGACAGATGACCGGGATGGCTTGGTAAAGGGACAATAG
- a CDS encoding DNA cytosine methyltransferase — MLKLVSLFSGCGGMDLGFKQAGYDIVFANDIDNDAVATYRENIGEIIQKDIREIHEDEIPECDILIGGFPCQPFSSAGNRKGVADERGTLFHECIRIIKKRQPKIVLFENVRGILSIKNDDGSKLIDEIERIMDESGYNVNYKLLKASDYGVPQNRYRVIIVGIRKDINKRFVFPKPLKSDNLTLGSVLDNLDPNLPNNEHWKFSPQSQEIIPYINEGGSWKDIPYDKLPERMKRIRDNIKKYKSPNFYRRYSRNEICGTITAAATPENCGIIHPTEDRRFTVREIARIQSFPDDFVFSANNISGKYKVIGNAVPPKLSYILANQILDILNGKIESEVNDLGQINADELLGIV; from the coding sequence ATGTTAAAACTTGTCTCCTTATTTAGTGGTTGTGGAGGAATGGATCTAGGCTTTAAACAAGCTGGGTATGACATTGTTTTTGCTAATGATATAGATAATGATGCTGTAGCTACTTATAGAGAAAACATTGGAGAAATCATTCAAAAGGATATTAGAGAGATACATGAAGATGAAATACCAGAGTGTGATATTTTAATAGGGGGATTTCCTTGTCAGCCATTCTCTAGCGCGGGGAACCGAAAGGGAGTTGCTGATGAACGGGGAACTTTGTTTCATGAATGTATTCGAATTATAAAAAAAAGACAACCAAAAATTGTGTTGTTTGAAAATGTAAGAGGAATTCTTTCGATAAAAAATGATGATGGAAGTAAGTTAATTGATGAAATTGAAAGAATTATGGATGAATCTGGATATAATGTTAATTATAAATTACTAAAAGCTAGTGACTACGGAGTACCACAGAATAGGTATCGAGTTATTATTGTAGGAATAAGAAAAGATATAAACAAAAGATTTGTATTTCCAAAACCGTTGAAATCAGATAACCTTACTCTTGGTTCCGTACTAGATAATCTTGACCCTAATTTGCCAAATAATGAACATTGGAAGTTTTCACCTCAGTCTCAGGAGATTATCCCTTATATTAATGAAGGCGGTTCTTGGAAGGATATCCCTTATGACAAACTGCCTGAAAGAATGAAACGAATTAGAGACAATATTAAGAAGTATAAATCCCCTAATTTTTATAGAAGGTATAGCAGAAATGAAATTTGTGGAACCATTACAGCCGCAGCTACCCCTGAAAATTGTGGAATCATTCATCCGACAGAAGATAGAAGATTTACCGTAAGAGAAATAGCTAGAATTCAATCTTTTCCAGATGATTTCGTTTTTAGTGCAAACAATATATCCGGTAAATATAAAGTAATTGGGAATGCAGTTCCACCAAAGCTTTCATATATATTAGCAAATCAAATCCTTGATATTTTAAATGGAAAAATTGAATCTGAAGTTAATGATCTTGGACAAATCAATGCAGATGAATTATTAGGAATTGTTTAA
- a CDS encoding McrB family protein — MSKFYISKDDVLQSIEYFKNLNIDNDSMLPAFLIAKHLGISLRRPVTFSNVSPEQKTEILGVIWQLGGLQGKEETSKKRSVLFSNSFKADEISSSDFYQAGTDFTGLVGRIKDTVEKKNINVQLFVDNNKLLTLSRKYKEIINENYLKGQKISLKHFACWVFRFIDFDFKNVNPDEKEFTRVVSKAIRSMFKITKKDFLWLFEDDVLSDSITPSSTIITASDIRDEFTFKTGAEPEIFASATVDPIQAISVDKEQVEKYIQMSGDNPTDEQIYQTLLQTKQIVLTGVPGVGKSRFLNNLRKKFDHTEMIQFHANYSYEEFIGGDTIESSSVISKKGKFLSFVEKAKNDEEHTYLFIIDELNRGNIAQIFGETILTLDRGYSVDLAKAIDGVETFSIPNNIYIACSMNTSDRNIAFLDLAIRRRFAFLEMQPNYELLSSVAGYGSFDLGDILKTINTRILNALGREELLLGHSYFLSDSVKTGDKFVWTDETLHLQFNFVILPTLREYTLSNRNALVTILGEQLGVGLLEIDEFVEAFSEEFGNEL; from the coding sequence ATGTCAAAGTTTTATATTTCAAAAGATGATGTGCTTCAGTCAATCGAGTACTTTAAAAATTTAAATATTGATAACGATTCTATGCTGCCAGCATTTTTAATAGCAAAACATCTTGGTATTTCTTTAAGAAGGCCAGTAACATTTTCAAATGTAAGTCCCGAACAAAAAACGGAAATATTAGGGGTTATCTGGCAATTAGGCGGCTTACAGGGGAAAGAGGAAACTAGTAAAAAGAGATCTGTTTTGTTTTCTAACTCCTTTAAAGCCGATGAAATATCTTCAAGTGATTTCTACCAAGCTGGCACTGACTTTACTGGGTTGGTAGGAAGGATTAAAGATACCGTTGAAAAGAAAAATATAAATGTTCAGCTTTTTGTTGATAACAATAAGCTACTGACACTCTCAAGAAAATACAAGGAAATTATCAACGAAAACTATCTTAAAGGGCAAAAAATTTCCTTAAAACATTTTGCTTGTTGGGTCTTTCGTTTCATTGATTTTGACTTCAAAAATGTAAACCCAGATGAGAAGGAATTTACTCGGGTTGTTAGTAAAGCAATCAGAAGTATGTTCAAAATCACGAAAAAAGATTTTCTATGGTTATTTGAAGATGATGTTTTAAGTGATTCCATCACTCCATCTTCAACAATAATCACTGCGTCAGACATTCGAGATGAATTTACATTTAAAACTGGAGCAGAGCCAGAGATTTTTGCTAGCGCAACGGTTGATCCGATTCAAGCCATTTCCGTAGATAAAGAGCAAGTGGAGAAATATATTCAAATGTCTGGAGATAACCCAACTGACGAACAAATTTACCAAACCTTGTTACAGACAAAACAAATCGTCCTTACAGGTGTACCTGGAGTTGGAAAGTCAAGGTTTTTAAACAACTTACGAAAGAAGTTTGACCATACTGAAATGATTCAGTTTCATGCAAACTACTCCTATGAAGAATTTATTGGCGGGGATACCATTGAGTCCTCTTCTGTCATATCAAAAAAGGGAAAATTCTTAAGTTTTGTAGAAAAAGCAAAGAATGATGAAGAACATACCTATTTATTTATTATTGATGAATTAAACCGAGGGAATATTGCACAAATCTTTGGTGAAACCATACTAACTTTAGATCGTGGATATTCCGTTGATTTAGCAAAGGCAATTGATGGAGTTGAAACTTTTTCGATCCCTAACAATATATATATTGCTTGTTCAATGAACACAAGTGATCGAAATATTGCATTTCTTGATTTAGCCATTAGGAGGCGCTTTGCTTTTCTAGAAATGCAGCCGAATTATGAATTGCTTTCATCCGTAGCTGGGTATGGATCTTTTGATTTAGGCGATATTTTAAAAACGATCAACACTAGGATCTTAAATGCATTAGGAAGAGAAGAATTATTACTTGGGCATTCTTATTTTTTATCTGATTCCGTGAAAACGGGTGATAAATTTGTATGGACAGACGAAACCCTTCACCTCCAATTTAACTTTGTTATACTTCCAACATTGAGAGAATATACATTGTCCAATCGAAATGCCCTAGTTACAATCCTCGGTGAACAACTAGGTGTAGGATTACTTGAGATAGATGAGTTTGTGGAAGCCTTCTCCGAGGAATTTGGAAATGAACTTTAA
- a CDS encoding 5-methylcytosine restriction system specificity protein McrC, whose amino-acid sequence MEKITNADGQHLIYVFPDEIKFFTHFLEKKGIKWSQEQKDSSIITLSKSLTGYIKTPRRLIHIEPKYKEIHLDHILRLYNYVYSYSDVQDDELLDINESTQSQNIVNSFLRKLRENISIGILQDYFPVEKQSKFFKGNVDYVSTYKNMMKLRNDPVQTKVYTLSLNVDINRLIIGALQIISRSGQNSSEAIELLGYYDNVNPITENASEFLSKIHFNSKNIRYKKVASEAAMIIDSLFYDGARGNVGGESFLINFDLLFEQFIRKILLEVTEERNFSIWKEPKLLGTEYLNGSILSSNVYQPDILYKFNPEDEERDYQPSAEAVLDAKNKAYGVFKNADIYQIMIYNQLLYAKKSILVYPSFFYKPATTFTIENTRIPVPDIHSVFIDISSPDAESFKRAINILIEDIYDILEN is encoded by the coding sequence GTGGAAAAAATCACTAATGCGGATGGACAACATTTAATTTACGTATTTCCAGATGAAATAAAATTCTTTACACATTTCCTTGAAAAGAAAGGCATTAAATGGAGTCAGGAGCAAAAAGATTCTTCTATTATTACACTTAGTAAATCACTTACAGGTTATATAAAAACACCACGAAGATTGATCCATATAGAACCAAAATATAAAGAAATCCACTTAGATCATATTTTAAGACTATATAATTATGTATATAGTTATAGCGATGTTCAGGACGATGAATTGTTAGATATCAATGAAAGCACTCAAAGCCAAAATATTGTTAATTCCTTTTTACGGAAATTACGGGAAAATATTTCGATTGGAATTTTACAAGATTATTTTCCGGTAGAAAAACAATCTAAATTTTTCAAAGGGAATGTCGATTACGTATCTACTTATAAAAATATGATGAAATTAAGAAATGATCCTGTCCAAACGAAAGTATACACATTATCGTTGAATGTAGATATCAATCGATTAATAATAGGTGCTCTACAAATTATTTCCCGATCTGGTCAAAACAGTTCGGAAGCTATTGAATTACTTGGTTATTATGATAACGTAAATCCTATTACTGAAAATGCCAGTGAATTTCTAAGCAAAATCCATTTTAATTCGAAAAATATCCGATATAAAAAAGTCGCTTCTGAGGCGGCTATGATTATTGACTCATTATTTTACGATGGAGCAAGAGGAAACGTTGGTGGTGAGAGTTTTCTCATTAACTTTGATTTACTCTTCGAACAATTTATTCGAAAGATTCTTCTGGAAGTAACGGAAGAAAGGAATTTTTCGATTTGGAAAGAACCAAAGTTATTAGGTACGGAATATTTAAATGGATCCATTTTGAGTAGTAATGTATATCAACCGGATATTTTATATAAATTTAATCCAGAAGATGAAGAAAGAGATTATCAACCATCTGCTGAAGCAGTGCTGGATGCGAAAAACAAAGCGTACGGTGTATTCAAAAATGCAGATATCTATCAAATCATGATATATAATCAGCTGCTATATGCAAAAAAAAGTATTTTAGTATATCCATCTTTCTTTTACAAACCAGCAACCACCTTTACAATTGAAAATACTAGGATACCTGTTCCTGACATACATTCCGTATTTATTGATATATCAAGCCCGGATGCTGAATCATTTAAGAGGGCGATAAACATTCTAATTGAGGATATCTATGACATACTCGAAAATTGA
- a CDS encoding SRPBCC domain-containing protein produces MTKRLIVKDKIKIQASSEKIWEVLINPKYVSQWDELPEDYPQEDMTLGSEVVWELPNGGKSITQIIKAEENKELIIALNVTNWIVKPSVGEVAYHYKIVNNGNHSVLEIEIGDFSLLQNGQMYYDASVEFASMAKIKIKDLAEGQNS; encoded by the coding sequence ATGACTAAAAGGTTAATTGTAAAGGATAAAATTAAAATTCAAGCTAGCTCAGAAAAAATTTGGGAGGTACTTATTAATCCGAAATACGTTTCACAGTGGGATGAACTGCCAGAGGATTATCCGCAAGAGGATATGACTTTGGGGAGTGAGGTTGTTTGGGAACTCCCTAATGGAGGGAAGTCTATAACACAAATTATTAAGGCAGAAGAAAACAAAGAATTGATTATAGCCTTAAACGTTACAAATTGGATTGTTAAACCTTCAGTTGGAGAAGTGGCATATCATTATAAAATCGTTAACAATGGAAATCATTCCGTTCTTGAGATTGAGATTGGGGACTTTTCATTGCTGCAGAATGGACAAATGTATTATGATGCATCAGTAGAATTTGCCTCAATGGCAAAAATAAAAATAAAGGATTTAGCAGAAGGCCAAAACTCCTGA
- a CDS encoding GNAT family protein, with protein sequence MYTYLEFENKMADDLVVFLTSETWSFHGQENPTEESIRENLANGNYNKNGNQTFWIMDNHTKIGLIRIFDLEDPICLFDLRLKEKVRGKGIGNHVLNWLCTYVFNNYTHIIRIEGHTRYDNFAMRKTFFNSGFVKESYNRRSWRQSGQLFDSVGYAMIREDWENNTKTIIEDNFPY encoded by the coding sequence ATGTATACATATTTAGAGTTTGAAAATAAAATGGCTGATGATTTAGTAGTATTTTTAACATCAGAAACATGGAGTTTTCATGGACAGGAGAATCCTACTGAGGAGTCTATAAGAGAAAATTTAGCCAACGGAAATTATAACAAAAATGGGAACCAAACATTTTGGATCATGGATAATCATACAAAAATTGGTTTAATAAGAATTTTTGATTTAGAAGACCCCATATGTTTATTCGATTTGCGATTAAAAGAAAAGGTTAGAGGGAAAGGAATAGGAAACCATGTCCTTAATTGGTTATGTACTTATGTATTCAATAATTACACTCATATTATTAGAATCGAAGGTCATACCAGATATGATAATTTTGCGATGAGAAAAACGTTCTTTAATAGCGGATTTGTAAAAGAATCTTATAACCGTAGATCCTGGAGACAAAGCGGACAATTATTTGATTCTGTTGGATATGCAATGATAAGAGAAGACTGGGAGAACAATACTAAAACAATAATAGAGGATAACTTTCCTTACTAA